Proteins from a genomic interval of Micromonospora sp. NBC_00389:
- a CDS encoding Bug family tripartite tricarboxylate transporter substrate binding protein codes for MSALLLTGCGPAGKAKASGNFEGKKIDLIVPFDPGGGYDQYARQLAPALGKKLGAKILVINKPGAGGLLATNELWKAKPDGTEIALFNMTGHVGSALAQAEGVQYQAEKFSYIGRISSEPDLVVVKAGGKLNSFDDVKAVASDKPVRFSATGPGSNEYVGPLVLERTLNFKAELVTGYGGSNEALLGVVAGNVDAYSRSLSSQLPAINSGDCKPVLVIGAERVKEFPDVPTVLEVADDTQRALLETHTKLIESGRTLSGPPGMDPQLLEELRKAFEEVVTDPAYQAEAEKAGRPVGFTSGADVQSVVNELMGSPKEYVDMLKQGFNGR; via the coding sequence GTGTCGGCCCTGCTGCTGACCGGCTGCGGCCCCGCGGGCAAAGCCAAGGCGTCGGGCAACTTCGAGGGCAAGAAGATCGACCTGATCGTGCCCTTCGATCCGGGCGGCGGTTACGACCAATATGCGCGCCAGCTCGCCCCCGCCCTGGGTAAGAAGCTCGGCGCGAAGATCCTCGTCATCAACAAGCCGGGTGCCGGCGGCCTGCTGGCCACCAACGAGCTGTGGAAGGCGAAGCCCGACGGCACCGAGATCGCCTTGTTCAATATGACCGGACACGTCGGCAGCGCGCTGGCCCAGGCCGAAGGGGTGCAGTACCAGGCCGAGAAGTTTTCCTACATCGGCCGGATCAGCAGCGAGCCGGACCTCGTGGTGGTGAAGGCGGGCGGGAAGCTGAACTCGTTCGACGACGTCAAGGCGGTCGCCAGCGACAAGCCTGTCCGCTTCTCCGCGACCGGACCCGGATCCAACGAGTACGTCGGACCACTCGTGCTGGAGAGAACGCTGAACTTCAAGGCCGAGCTCGTGACCGGCTACGGGGGTAGCAACGAAGCGCTGCTCGGCGTGGTCGCCGGCAACGTTGACGCGTACTCGCGCTCGCTGTCGAGCCAACTCCCGGCCATCAACAGTGGAGACTGCAAGCCGGTCCTGGTCATCGGTGCGGAACGGGTGAAGGAGTTCCCGGATGTGCCCACCGTCCTGGAGGTCGCGGACGACACCCAGCGGGCTCTGCTGGAGACTCACACCAAGCTGATCGAGAGTGGTCGTACGTTGTCCGGGCCGCCGGGGATGGACCCGCAGCTGCTCGAGGAGCTCCGCAAGGCGTTTGAGGAAGTCGTCACGGACCCGGCGTACCAGGCGGAGGCCGAGAAGGCCGGCCGGCCGGTCGGCTTCACCAGCGGCGCCGACGTGCAGAGCGTGGTGAACGAGCTCATGGGCTCGCCGAAGGAGTACGTCGACATGCTGAAGCAAGGCTTCAACGGCAGGTAG
- a CDS encoding tripartite tricarboxylate transporter TctB family protein, translated as MSDVVTGETDRKVYLPDLVAGVLLTLIFGAAFVTALSWSGKAAVFPLAIGGLGALLGVAFVLRSLLRPGKRDATPQRRVGDDDEDSDEDLQYAFETASAREWAVALSYLVAFFVALYVLGLYFTAPLFAVAYLRHQAKASWVLSVVYAAVLFAVLYIAFGVVLQLPVPPGLFPVL; from the coding sequence GTGAGCGACGTCGTGACCGGGGAGACCGACCGTAAGGTCTACCTGCCCGACCTGGTGGCGGGGGTGCTGCTGACCCTGATCTTCGGCGCGGCATTCGTCACCGCCCTCAGCTGGAGCGGCAAGGCGGCCGTCTTCCCGCTCGCCATTGGCGGGCTCGGCGCGCTGCTCGGCGTCGCCTTCGTCCTGCGCTCCCTGCTCCGCCCGGGGAAGCGGGACGCCACGCCGCAGCGCAGGGTCGGGGACGATGACGAGGACAGCGACGAGGACCTGCAGTACGCCTTCGAGACCGCGAGTGCGCGGGAATGGGCCGTCGCCCTGTCGTACCTTGTCGCGTTCTTTGTCGCCCTCTACGTCCTGGGGCTCTACTTCACCGCGCCGTTGTTCGCCGTGGCCTACCTGCGGCACCAGGCGAAGGCCTCGTGGGTCCTCTCGGTCGTCTACGCGGCAGTCCTGTTCGCGGTGCTGTACATCGCCTTCGGCGTGGTCCTGCAACTGCCGGTACCACCCGGGCTATTCCCGGTGCTGTAG
- a CDS encoding tripartite tricarboxylate transporter permease, which yields MAYGLALHYLAEIFSVCSRQVTACFGQVTTQANDASVRRNLMSMGDDVLDALGSALTQVLAPQSLLMMVIGVMLGFVVGILPGLGGAVTLALLLPFTFDMEPIPAFALLLGMYVVTATTGDITSVLFGVPGEASSAAVVLDGYPLTKRGQAGRALGAALTSSAGGAIFGVIVLVAVIPVVRPLILSIGPPEFFGLALLGLTFVVTLSARQLHKGLLMAAVGILISLVGLDPSTGAPRYTFGSLHLWGGVGIVPVVVGLFGGAEVLQIMLQKRSVAKTGQRSSKLVGVTEGIRDTGRHWSLVLRASAIGSAIGVVPGVGGTVAQFIAYGHARQTSKNPDQFGKGAIEGVIAAGATNNAKDSASLIPTVAFGIPGSASSAVLLGAFLILGLEPGAKMLTTNLDVTLSMVWITVFATFASVTAAFLLLKPLTRLTHISGPLLVPFLLLLLGIGAYSSSNSFADVLVMLAFVAIGIGCLRWDWPRVPLLLGLVLGSILERYLFLSNSVFGSSWLLRPYFLGIVGAIVLVFVFHARRTRRAKRSGQDREKEEVSA from the coding sequence GTGGCTTACGGTCTGGCACTGCACTACCTTGCAGAAATATTTTCTGTCTGTTCCCGGCAGGTAACCGCCTGTTTCGGGCAGGTGACCACCCAGGCCAACGACGCCAGCGTGCGCCGGAACCTCATGTCGATGGGAGACGATGTGCTGGATGCACTGGGGAGTGCGCTAACGCAGGTTCTGGCACCACAGTCGCTGCTGATGATGGTCATCGGGGTGATGCTCGGCTTCGTGGTGGGGATCCTGCCTGGACTCGGCGGCGCAGTGACCCTGGCCCTGCTGCTTCCGTTCACCTTCGACATGGAGCCGATCCCGGCCTTCGCGCTGCTGCTCGGCATGTACGTGGTGACCGCCACGACCGGCGACATCACCTCGGTGCTGTTCGGTGTACCCGGCGAGGCCTCGTCGGCCGCGGTGGTGCTGGACGGGTACCCGCTGACCAAGCGGGGTCAGGCGGGTCGCGCGCTGGGCGCCGCGCTGACCAGCTCTGCTGGCGGCGCCATCTTCGGCGTGATCGTGCTCGTCGCCGTGATCCCGGTGGTACGCCCACTGATCCTGTCGATCGGGCCGCCGGAGTTCTTCGGACTGGCCCTGTTGGGCCTCACCTTCGTGGTCACCCTCTCCGCCCGTCAGCTGCACAAGGGACTGCTGATGGCCGCCGTCGGCATCCTCATCTCCCTGGTGGGACTGGACCCGAGCACCGGGGCACCGCGGTACACCTTCGGCTCGCTGCACCTGTGGGGCGGGGTGGGTATCGTCCCGGTCGTCGTCGGCCTGTTCGGCGGCGCCGAGGTCCTGCAGATCATGCTGCAGAAGCGCAGCGTCGCGAAGACCGGGCAACGGAGCTCGAAGCTCGTCGGGGTCACCGAGGGCATTCGCGACACCGGGCGCCACTGGTCGTTGGTCCTGCGGGCAAGCGCGATCGGGTCGGCGATCGGTGTGGTGCCGGGCGTCGGAGGAACGGTCGCCCAGTTCATCGCCTACGGTCACGCCCGGCAGACCTCGAAGAACCCGGACCAGTTCGGCAAGGGCGCGATCGAGGGCGTGATCGCCGCGGGCGCGACCAACAACGCCAAGGACAGCGCGTCGCTGATCCCGACCGTCGCGTTCGGCATTCCCGGCTCGGCGAGTAGTGCGGTGCTGCTCGGTGCGTTCCTGATCCTGGGGCTCGAACCCGGCGCGAAGATGCTCACCACCAACCTGGACGTGACTCTGTCGATGGTCTGGATCACGGTGTTCGCCACGTTCGCCTCGGTCACCGCCGCGTTCCTGCTACTCAAGCCGCTCACCCGGCTGACGCACATCTCGGGGCCGCTGCTGGTGCCGTTCCTGCTCCTGCTGCTGGGCATCGGTGCCTACAGTTCGAGCAACAGTTTCGCCGACGTGCTCGTGATGCTCGCCTTCGTCGCCATCGGCATCGGCTGCCTGCGATGGGACTGGCCGAGAGTGCCGCTGCTGCTCGGCCTGGTACTCGGCAGCATCCTTGAGCGCTACCTGTTCCTGTCGAACTCGGTCTTCGGTAGCAGTTGGCTGCTGCGGCCGTACTTCCTGGGCATCGTCGGCGCCATCGTGTTGGTCTTCGTCTTCCACGCACGCCGGACCCGGCGCGCCAAGCGCTCCGGGCAGGACCGAGAAAAGGAGGAGGTGTCCGCGTGA
- a CDS encoding class II aldolase/adducin family protein: MSASGSITDPQQITSPRGTPTDPAQAARHLVALACRVLAQQGLAEDVLGHVSLRTEDGGLYVRCRGPRERGLLFTDPDDVHAVGLDDNDPLADSYQVPNELPIHREVLRARPDVRAVVHVHPPAVIAADLAGLSLRPIVGAYNIPAMRLAHEGIPVYPRGVLINRPELGKDVAAVLGDKPTCVLRAHGIVATGDSVQQAVVRALNLDALARITLYAGQHGKVPPELPADDIAELPDLGSHFNDAQVWLNRVARLDHAGLGL; encoded by the coding sequence GTGTCCGCGTCCGGATCCATCACCGACCCCCAGCAGATCACCAGCCCGCGCGGCACGCCCACCGACCCGGCGCAGGCCGCCCGGCACCTGGTCGCGCTCGCCTGCCGGGTTCTCGCCCAGCAGGGGCTCGCCGAGGACGTCCTCGGCCATGTCAGCCTGCGCACCGAAGACGGCGGGCTGTACGTCCGCTGCCGTGGCCCGCGCGAGCGTGGGCTGCTGTTCACCGACCCCGATGATGTGCACGCGGTGGGACTCGACGACAACGATCCGCTCGCTGACTCCTACCAGGTGCCCAACGAGCTGCCGATCCACCGCGAGGTGCTGCGCGCGCGGCCGGATGTCCGGGCCGTCGTACACGTCCACCCACCGGCCGTCATCGCCGCCGACCTCGCCGGCCTGTCGCTGCGGCCGATCGTCGGGGCCTACAACATCCCGGCGATGCGGCTGGCACACGAGGGCATTCCGGTCTACCCGCGCGGCGTTCTGATCAACCGGCCGGAGCTGGGCAAGGATGTGGCCGCCGTGCTCGGCGACAAGCCGACGTGCGTCCTGCGGGCACACGGCATCGTCGCGACCGGCGACTCGGTGCAGCAGGCCGTGGTCAGAGCGCTCAACCTCGACGCCCTCGCCCGGATCACGCTGTACGCGGGTCAGCACGGCAAGGTTCCGCCGGAGCTGCCGGCGGATGACATCGCCGAGCTGCCCGACCTCGGCTCGCACTTCAACGACGCCCAGGTCTGGCTCAACCGGGTCGCCCGCCTCGACCACGCGGGGCTGGGTCTCTGA
- a CDS encoding CoA transferase subunit A, producing the protein MADIRTLRDAVAELIHDGDTVAMEGFTHLIPFAAAHEIIRQGITDLTLVRMTPDVIYDQLIGMGLVRKLVFSWGGNPGVGSLHRFRDAVENGWPRPLQLDEHSHAGMANRYVAGASRLPFAVLRGYRGSDLATRSDTVGTVSCPFTGEELAAVAAVNPDVTVIHAQQADRRGNVRLWGLVGVQKEAALAADRVLVTVEEIVEELAPRPDAVTLPSWAVTAVAHAPGGAHPSYAAGHSVRDNAFYQAWDPIARDRDTFHAWMREHVLEPVTDPEGAATR; encoded by the coding sequence ATGGCCGACATCCGTACCCTGCGCGACGCCGTGGCGGAGCTGATCCATGACGGCGACACCGTCGCGATGGAGGGCTTCACCCACCTGATCCCATTCGCCGCCGCACACGAGATCATCCGCCAGGGCATCACCGATCTCACCCTGGTCCGGATGACCCCGGACGTGATCTACGACCAGCTCATCGGCATGGGACTGGTGCGCAAGCTCGTCTTCTCCTGGGGCGGGAATCCGGGCGTCGGCTCGCTGCACCGCTTCCGCGACGCGGTGGAGAACGGCTGGCCCCGCCCGTTGCAGCTGGACGAGCACAGCCACGCCGGGATGGCCAACCGGTACGTCGCCGGCGCCTCCCGACTGCCCTTCGCCGTGCTACGCGGCTACCGCGGCAGCGACCTGGCCACCCGCAGCGACACCGTGGGCACCGTCTCCTGCCCCTTCACCGGGGAGGAGTTGGCCGCGGTGGCCGCGGTGAACCCCGACGTCACCGTCATCCACGCCCAGCAGGCCGACCGCCGCGGCAACGTCCGGCTCTGGGGCCTGGTCGGCGTGCAGAAGGAAGCCGCGCTGGCCGCCGACCGGGTCCTGGTCACCGTGGAGGAGATCGTCGAGGAGCTGGCGCCGCGACCCGACGCAGTCACCCTGCCCAGTTGGGCGGTCACCGCCGTCGCCCACGCCCCGGGCGGCGCCCACCCCTCGTACGCGGCCGGCCACTCCGTCCGCGACAACGCCTTCTACCAGGCCTGGGACCCGATCGCGCGCGACCGGGACACCTTCCACGCCTGGATGCGCGAACACGTCCTGGAACCCGTCACCGATCCGGAAGGAGCCGCCACCCGATGA